The genomic segment GCACACTGCAGCGACGCTCGTGGCGAAGGTTCTAGGGCGGTCCGGCCTTCAAGCCCGCCCCTCACTCAAGGACCCGGTCGCCGTGGCGGCCGGGTCTCCCTTGGGATGACGAGATCGGTGGGAGCTACTCCGCCGCGATCGGCTTCGGCATCGGGCCGAGCTTGACGCCGTCCGGATAATACTTCCAGCCGTCGCGGACCTTGATCTTGTCGTCCCAGGGAAGCTTGTAGTTGCCTTCGGCGAGGTCGCGCACCCAGGTCAGGTAGTTCGCCTTTTCGCCGCCGGGCTTGCCGACATAGGCACGGCAGCCGAGGTTGAAGATGTTGTTCTCCAGCGCCCAGTTCTCGCGCGCCTTGTCGACCAGGCGGGGGAACAGTTCGGCGGTGACGATCTCCCAGGGATTGCGGTGGCCCTGCTGGATGACGTTGCCGTCGTAATTGCACACCGTGCCTTCGCCGAAGTAATAGAACACGCCGTCGTAGCCGGCCAGGTTGACCGACATGGTGTACATCAGGTTCTGCCAGGCGTTGGTCCGGTTGGTCCAGATCCACTGATCATTGACCTGGGTCGAATAGCCGGAGATCCGGATGTAGACGTTGGCGCCCTTGTAGGCGGCCTCGCGCGCCAGTTCCGGGAACATGCCGTCGTGGCAGATGCAGACCGCGAGTTTCGAGCCCTTCGGGCCGTCGCACACCGGCATGCCGTAATTGCCCGGCGACCACGGCTCGATCGGCACCCACGGCTGCAGCTTGCGATAATGCAGCGCCAGTTCGCCGTCGGCGTTGATGATGATCGCGGTGTTGAACGGCGGCAGCGACGGATCGTCGTTACGCTCCATCAGCGAGAACACGCCCCAGACCTTGTTGCGCTTGCACGCCTGCTTGAACGCGCCGATCTCCGGCGAATCCACCGTCAGCAGCATCTCGTCGTAGGTCCAGATCGCGGTGTTGAGACCCTGGGTCGAATATTCGGGGAACACGATCAGATCGAGATCGGGGTAGCCGGCTTTGGTGGTGTCGACCGCGCGGCAGATCTGCTTGACCTGGATTTGGATATCCTCCGGCCCGCTGACCACCGGCACGGGATATTGGATCATCGCAACGAGCAGGGCTTCGTCCCACGCGCTTACGCTTCCGGTACTTGCCATAACTTGGCTCCATGTAACGTTAGAACGTCACGTCTATGGAACTGCAGCGGTCGGTGGCGAATACGCTGTTCTACGTAACGGGCTTCGTAATCTTGAGCAGGTGCATGCGCGGCGTCGGCTCAGGCCGCGTCCGTGACGCGTCGCCACCCCGGAAACGGGTCGGGCAGGTGACGGTAACTGTTCGGATCGAACGCCTCGGCGCTGGCCGGCTCGGCCAGGCAACGCTCCAGCATGGTGGTGATGCGGGCGCGGCTCATCGTCCCGAGCATGCCGATGAACACGATCTGCTGCCGCCGGGCAGCGGCGTCTGCAGGAATTCGTTGAAGCGCTCGGGGATCAGCGGCCGGCGCGCCTCCCAGACGAAGCTGGTGACGCCGTATTCGGCGTCCTCCGGCACGTGGTCGTCGAAGCCGTACAGCTCCTTGAACCACATCGGGTGCTGATGGGCGCGTTCGAAGTCGAACAGGCCGGTGTC from the Rhodopseudomonas palustris genome contains:
- a CDS encoding formamidase, with translation MASTGSVSAWDEALLVAMIQYPVPVVSGPEDIQIQVKQICRAVDTTKAGYPDLDLIVFPEYSTQGLNTAIWTYDEMLLTVDSPEIGAFKQACKRNKVWGVFSLMERNDDPSLPPFNTAIIINADGELALHYRKLQPWVPIEPWSPGNYGMPVCDGPKGSKLAVCICHDGMFPELAREAAYKGANVYIRISGYSTQVNDQWIWTNRTNAWQNLMYTMSVNLAGYDGVFYYFGEGTVCNYDGNVIQQGHRNPWEIVTAELFPRLVDKARENWALENNIFNLGCRAYVGKPGGEKANYLTWVRDLAEGNYKLPWDDKIKVRDGWKYYPDGVKLGPMPKPIAAE